The DNA window CGCAACGTGGTGCAGGGCGGCGTGCGCTTCACCTCAGAGACCGACTCGCTCAACGCCGCCATCCTCGGCCCGGACGCCGTCGAAGGCACCCCGGAGTTCGACGCCTTCATCAAGTCCGTGGTCACGGAGATGACCGTCAAGGCAGGCCAGAAGTGCACCTCGATCCGCCGCGCCATCGTGCCGCAGGACCTGGTGCCCGCCGTCATTTCCGCCATCGGGGCCCGGGTTGAGCAGCGCGTGGTGCTCGGGGACCCCCGCGCCGAGGGCGTCACCATGGGCGCGCTCGCCTCGGTGGAGCAGCTTGCCGACGTCCGCGCCGCAGTGCAGTCCATGCTCGACGCCGGCGGCGAGCTGGCGTACGGAACCCTTGATTCGCCGTCGGTCACCAGCGCGGACGGCGCAACGGGCGTCGTCGACGGCGGCGCCTTCATGTCCCCGGTTGTGCTGAGCTGGGCTGACGCGGAGACCGAGCAGGTCCACTCGCTGGAGGCGTTCGGCCCGGTGTCCTCCGTGATCGGGTACAAGGACATTCCCGACGCCGTCCGCCTCGCCGCCCGCGGCGGCGGCTCGCTCGTGGCCTCGGTCTGCACCAACGATCCCGGCGTCGCGCAGGAGCTCGTCACGGGCATCGCGGCGCACCACGGCCGCGTGCTGATGCTCAACCGCGAAGACGCCCGCAGCTCCACCGGCCACGGGTCCCCGGAGCCGCACCTGGTCCACGGCGGGCCGGGCCGGGCCGGCGGCGGCGAGGAGCTGGGCGGCATCCGCTCGGTCATGCACCACATGCAGCGCACGGCCATCCAGGGCTCGCCGAACATGCTGACCGCAGTGACCGGCGTGTGGCACACCGGGGCGGACCGCAACTTCACCGTGGAGACGGAGGGCACGCACCCGTTCCGGAAGTCCCTGGAGACCCTGCGCATCGGCGACGCCGTCCGCTCCGAGCTGCGCCAGGTTTCGCTGGAGGACATCACGGCGTTCGCCAACTCCACGGGCGACACGTTCTACGCCCACACCAACCAGGAAGCCGCGGAAGCCAACCCGTTCTTCCCTGGCATCGTGGCGCACGGCTACCTGCTGCTGAGCTGGGCCGCGGGGCTCTTCGTGGAGCCGGCCCCGGGCCCCGTCCTGGCCAACTACGGCCTGGAGAACCTGCGCTTCATCACGCCTGTGGCGGCAGGTGACTCCATCCGGGTCACGCTCACGGCCAAGAAGATCACGCCGCGCGAAACCGACGAGTACGGCGAGGTGGCCTGGGACGCCGTGCTGACCAACCAGAACGACGAGATCGTGGCCACCTACGACGTCCTGACCCTCGTGGAGAAGTAAGCCAACCGATTCCCCCAACTAGGTCGCAGCAGGCGTCGTTCTGAGCCCTGAAAACGGCTTCTGCTGCTACTTAGTTGGGCGGCGGGCGGGGGTGCTTGAACGGTGCCCAGGGAACAAATTTGGGCTGATCTTTCGCGGGCCGCCGGGCGTAAAATGTGCTCCGTAGGAGGTGGCGACATGACCCTAGTACTAAACACAGCCACAACTGTCCTGCCCGTGGATGACAAAGAGCGCGCCCGTCGTTTTTACGCGGAAACACTTGGACTCCCTCACCGTGGCGTGGCAGACGACGGAAGCGAATTGTTCGGCAGCGAAGGCGGACCCATGCTGCAGCTCATGCCTGTCAGGGACGGCAGGCACTCTGAGCACACCACGTTGAGTTTCGAGGTCAGCGACATCGAGCGGACCGTCCAGGACATGGAGTCCAGGGGCGTCCGGTTCCAGGACTATGACCGCCCGGATCTCAAGACCGAGAACCACATTTGTACAACCGACGCCGAAAAGTGCGCCTGGTTCATGGACACAGAGAACAACATTCTGTGCGTCCACGAGAGGCTCGGCACGCAGGCTGAATACCAGCTCTGATCCGGACCTCCGGCATCCCTCACCCGAACCCTTCCCCACGCCGTGGGGGAGGGTTCGGTTCTTATGACCAGGGCGTGACCGGGTGCCCCTGCGGCTCGCCGTCCACCAAAATGTCGGCGCGCTCGTTGAAGAAACAGACCAGGCCGTGGATCTGCTGAGCATCCACGTACCGGGAATCGTAAGCCCATGCGATGTTCTTGCCCCGGGCCGATTCCGGGAAGCTCCAGTACCTCGCCTCGCCCTTGTAGGGGCAAACGGTGCGGTGCTTGGTGGCCTCCAGCAGGTCCAGCCGGACGTCTGCGGGCGGGATGTAGTAGCGGACCGGGAGCAGCGTTTCGTACAGCAGCTGGGCCCCAACGGTGTCGGCCAGCATCACGCCGTCGAGCATGACCGCCACGCGCCGCAGCGTGGAGCGGATATCCACACGGTGGAACGGATCGCGGGGGTGGCCGATGATTTCCTCGTGGTCCTCCAGCCAGTGGAATGCGCCGAAGTCCAGGATCACGTAGCCGTCCAGATCGGGGTCATCCGGGCGGAACGCCGCGTGCGGCGCGGCGAAGGCCGCGGCCAGGACGTCCAGTTCCTCGCCCGGGGTGGTGTGCCGCCGGAAGCCGGTCCGCGGATCGATCGCGGGCGGGCCGTCGGCCGTGAGCCGGATGGGCAGCTCGTCCGTGCCCCGGCCGTCGCCGTTTCCGTTGTGGGCGGTGGGCTCGAGTCTGGCCAGGAGGTCCTCCTCCGGGACGGCGTACACCGGGGTGACCCGTTTCGGCTCCCACACGAGGAGGGCTCTTTGGGTGTCGACGACGGGACTTCCGTCGAGGCCTGCCCGGACCCTTTTGGCGGTGGGTTCGTAGCGGAGGTCCGGAAACGCGCCGAGCAGGAGTTCGGATACTTTGGTGGCCATGGAATTAGCGTGGGCGCGGCAGCGAGCCGGCGTCAACGGCCAATTCGTGGCGCGGCGTCAGGCCTTGGCGTGGAGGCCGTCGAACGCGATGGTGATGACGTCGTCGGCGAGCTTTTCCGGGGAGAGCGAGCCGCCGGGCTTGTACCACTCGACGATCGAGTTGATGGTGCCGAACAGCAGGCGGGTGACGGTGCGGGGGTCGATGTCCTGCCGGAGCGACCCTTCGTCCCGGGCAGCGGAAATCAGTCCAGCCACCTTGTGGTCGAAGGCACGGCGGCGTTCCATGGCCGTGCGCTCGATGTCCGTGTTGCCGCGCAGCCGCAGCAGCAGCGTGACGAACGGCAGCCGCTCCACCAGGACGGCGATGGTCTGGCGCAGCACGAACTCCAGGCGCGCGTCGGCGGCACCGGACGTGGCGCCCGGCTGCTCCAGGATGGCTTCGAGGCCGCCCAGCGCGTGGTCCAGGGCGAGCTTCAGGAGGTCGCCCTTGGACGGCACGTGGTGGTATATCGCGGACTTCGAGATGCCCAGGTTCTCGGCGAGGATGCCCATGGATGTGGCATCGTAGCCGTGGCGGTTAAAGACGTCGACGGCGATCAGCAGCACGGATTGCTGATCGTATCCGGGGCGGCCGCGCTTCGTTGGTGCTGCTGTATTGGCTGCTGTGCTGGGCATACCGGCTATTTTCTCATGAACGTTCGGTCAACGCGCGCAGGCACGTTCTGCCAGCCTGCGCGGGGACGTCCGGCGCGGACACGTCCGTGGCCGGCCGGGGCCAGCCACGGACGGCCGCGCGCGGCACGGCCTTAGGCCTTCGGCCGCAGGTCGTAAATGCGGCGCAGCTTGCCGTTGGAACGCTCAAGCGAGCCCGGATCCACCACGTCCACCGTGCACGAAGAACCCACGTGGATCTTGATCTGCTCGCGCAGGGCGCGCGCCGCCGTCGAACTTGCCTCGGCGGTGACGTTGTCGCGGCGCTCGATCTTCACCGTCAGCTGGTCCATCCGCTGGCCTTCGGGGCGCGTGAGTTCGAGCTGGAAGTGTGGGCTGAGCTCGGGGATGCGCAGGGCGATTTCCTCGATCTGCGACGGGAACAGGTTCACGCCGCGGAGGATGATCATGTCGTCGCTGCGGCCGGTGATGCGGCCCATCCGGCGGTGGGCCGGACGCGCCGTGCCGGGGAGCAGGCGGGTGAGGTCCTTGGTGCGATACCGGATGATCGGCAGGGCTTCCTTGGTGAGCGAGGTGAACACGAGTTCGCCGTGCTCGCCGTCGCCCAGGACGTTCTCCTTGCCGGGAGCTGGGTTGAACGGATCGATGATTTCCGGCCGGAAGTGGTCCTCCCAGATGTGGCTGCCGTCCTGCGTCTCCACGCATTCGCCGGCCACGCCCGGGCCCATCACCTCGGACAGGCCGTAGATGTCGCAGGCCTTGATGTTCATGGTGACTTCAAGCTCGTGCCGCATTTCCTGGGTCCACGGTTCGGCGCCGAGCACGGCGTACTTCAGCGACGTGGACGTGGGGTCGATGCCCATGTGCGCCATGGCGTCGGCGATGGTGAGCAGGTAGGTGGGTGTGGCCAGGATGACGTCCGGCTCGAAGTCCTGGATGAGCTGGATCTGGCGTTCGGTCTGCCCGCCGGACATCGGAATGACAGTGCAGCCCAGGGCTTCGGCGCCGGCATGCGCGCCGAGTCCGCCGGTGAAGAGGCCGTAGCCGTAGGCGTTGTGGACCTTCATGCCGGGCCGGACACCCGAGGCGCGGAGGCAGCGGGCCACGAGTTTGGCCCAGTCCGCCAGGTCCTTCGTGGTGTAGCCGACGACGGTGGGCCGGCCCGTGGTGCCCGAGCTGGCGTGCACGCGGGCTATTTCGCTCTGCGGCACGGCGAACATTCCGAACGGGTACTCCTGGCGGAGATCGTCCTTGGTGGTGAAGGGGAAGTTGCCGAGGTCGGACAGTTCGCGGAGGTCCGTGGGGTGGATGCCGGCGTCGTCGAACTTGCGCTTGTACAGCGGCACGCGGTCGTAGGCGTAGGCCACGGTGTGCTGCAAGCGGCTGAGCTGGAGCGCTTCGATCTCGTCCCGGGACATGGTCTCTTCGGGGTCCAGCACGGCGTCGGTGGCGTGCGCGGCCGTGGCGGAAGCGGCGTTGGGTTCAGTGGCGTGGAGGGTCATGATGGGTTCCTACTTCTTGGGGATGGTGCGGCTGCGCCCGCGGAACTCGGCTATGAGCTCGCCCGGCAGTTGGGTGCCGGGGTCGGCGGCGAAGATTTGGATGTCGTACAGGCCGCTGCGGCCAGCGCTCGAGCGGCGGTCGGCGACGGCGGTAATCACCTGGCCCTGGAAGGCCGGCTTGAGGAAATTGATGTCGACGCCGGAGGCAACAGTGATGCTGTCCGTGCCGGTGCCGGTGCCGGTGCCGGTGCCGGTGCCGCTGCCGTTGCTGCCGGTGCCGGTGCCGGTGGTGCCTGGGCCCGGGGTGGCCGGGTTGCAGGCGAGGGCGAAGGCGGAGTCAGCGAAGGCGAAGATCATTCCGCCGTGGGCCATGCCGAAGCCGTTGAGCATCTCCTGCCGCAGGGTCATGCGGATGGTCGCGTGGCCGTCGCCGAGGGCAAGGACCTCGATCCCCATCCACTCCGAGGCATAGTCGTTCTCGAGGGTGGGATGGGTCATACCGGGAATTGTCGTTTCAGCCACGCGTCATTGCCTCCAGCTTTATTTACCGAATGTTCATTAGGTAATCCCATCGGGGGCCTTCGTGTCAAGGGTGCGTGCCAGTCTGAAGGGTCCCGCGTAGGCAATGGCCACGAGCGCGGCCAGTACGTGGAGCAGGGCCAGGGTCCACCACAGCGTGAGGTAATGCGGGCCGGCCAGCGCCGGGAAAAGAAGGGCTCCGGAGGTGTTGAACGAGGCATGGAACAGCATGCAAAGTGGCACGCTTCCGGCCCCGGGCCAGGGATGCTCCCCGGTGACGGGATCCAGGGCGCTTCGCGTGGAACTCGTGCTGTTGTAGATCCAGGCCAGCAGCACGGATTGGGCGATCACCATGAGCAGGAACGGAACCGGCGGCCGCTGTCCGGTGGGGTCCGACACGAGCTCCGGCAGGTGCCACAGCGCCCACACGACGCCGAGGAGAAGGGAGGCGGCGAGCGCGGTGTGGTTCTGCTGGAGCAGGGGCAGGGCGTAGCCGCGCCAGCCGAGCTCCTCGAACAGGCCCACGATCACCAGGGTCGAGGCGAACGTGCCGATCAGCATGAACCAGCCTGGGTTCGGGCCCAGTCCCGGTGCGGGGGCGCCGCCGGCAACCGTGAGGGCGGCCGAAGCCAGGACCATCAGGCACGGCAACGCGAGTGTCACCACATACCAGCGGACAGGGACGCGCCAGCGGGCGAGCTGCCGCACCAGCCGGAGCAGGCCCTCCTTGCCGCCGGACAGGGATGCCACCACGAGCGCCGCCAGCGCGGGCCCGAAGGGGACCATGGGCGAGCTGTCCGGATTGAGCAGTGTCAGCGGCCACACCCACCACGAAATGGCAAAGGCCAGCCCGAAGAACAGCGAGAGCTTCTGCCGGGCCGTCCACGCGCGCGGGTTGCGCCACCTCCGCCAGCTGTCTCTTATACACATCTAGATGTGTATAAGAGACAGCCCGCCGGGCGCGGCGCGCGGCGCGGCTGGGCTGCTGAGGTGGCTGGCGCGGCGGCACGCGGCCGTGGCCGTCAGCCGGCAGGTGGTGAGCCATGGCCGGTCTCCTCCGCAGGGCTCGTCCCGGCCGCCTCCGCGGGGTGCTGATGTGTTCGTTCGCGCAGGTCGGGGAGGGGTTGCTGGCCGGCGCGGCGGGGACTCCGGAGGATGCGCGCCGCCGCGACGCCGCCGAGCAGCACGATCACCGCGGCAATCTGCTGCCGGCCGCCGTCGAACACGTCCAGCTTTGCCTCCGCGGAGGCGTTGAAGGACCCGTGCAACAGCCCCACGATCAGCAGGCTGTGGCCCTGTCTCTTATACACATCTAGATGTGTATAAGAGACAGGTGTTCAGCAGATAACTGCCCAGCAGCGGAGCCCAGCCCTCGGCAGGCGGGTGGAAGGTTACGGTGGCCGCGGCAATAACCATGTTGAGTGCGGGAACGGCCAGCAGCGCCGCCACATACCAGCCCGGTGCCACTCGCCAGCGGAACGCCCGGCGAAAGAGCTCACGCACGGCGGGCCGTCCGCTCGCGGAGCCGGTGACAAGGACGGCCGTTCCCAGCAGGATCAGCAATTCGGCAAGGATCCCGGGCAGGATGTTCCCGATCGGCAGGATGGAACCTATCTGGGCGGCCCAGGAGAGCGTGATGGCAATGGCCACGAAGGCGGCCACGGGATGCCGTTTGATGAGGGACGCAGACGTGGCAGGCGAAGTTGCAGGGGACTCGGGAGAGTTCATCAGCAGTGCCGTCGGTCGGAATCGCCGGTTAGGGATGGGTCTCGAGGCGCTGGCCCGCCACGTGCCCGTGGAGCGCTGAGCCGCTGACGTGGGAATCAACACCATTGTCTGCTCCCGAAAGTCGGCGAACAAGTGAAAGTATGGAGAAGCGCGGCTCCGGTGCTTGGGCGGAATCGCCGAGGGGTATGTCTCTAAGGGACACATCGCCGCTGCACGCTCCGCGCAGGACTTCCAACCAGAGGACTGATCATGGCCAAAGGTATATATGTCAGTGCGACCACGCCGGGTTCGGGCAAGTCGCTCATAGCGCTGGGCCTCGCGGACACGCTCCACCGGCACGCGGACCGCATCGGCTTCTTCAAACCCGTAGTCCACGGGGACGACGCCGGGGCGGACCCCATGGTGGCGCTGATGAAATCCCGCTTCGACCTCGAGGACCAGCGCTGTCGCGGCGGCCTGACCTTCACGGAGGTCCGCGGCCTGCTCGCAGAGGGCAAGCGCGAGGACATCGACGCCCGCTGCGTGGAGATCTTCGCCGAGATGGGCCGGCACTGCGATGTGATCATCGTGGAAGGGACGGACCTCACGGGTCAGGAGGCCGCCGTCGAATTCGACCTCAACGCCCGCCTCGCCAACAACCTGGCCGCCCCCGTGGTGGCGGTGGTGGGCGCGAAGGGGCGCAGCGTCGCGGAGACGGCCGCCGCCGTCGACGTCGCACGGAAGGAGCTGGCGGCGGAGAAGTGCACGCTGCTGGCCATCATGGTGAACCGCGCCGATCCGCAGGACGCGGACGCGATCGCTGCAGCCGTGAAGCCCGGTGCCTCCGGCCGTCCGGTGTACATCTTCCCGGAGCTCGACGACATTGCCCGGCCCACCACGGGCGAGGTGGCCGCCGCCCTGGGCATCCGCCAGATTGCCGGCCGCGCGGACATGGAGCGCGACGTCCGGGACGTCAAAGTGGCAGCCATGAATGTGGGCAACTTCCTGAACGTGCTCGACGACGGCGCGCTGGTGATCGTGCCGGGGGACCGGGCGGACGTGATGGTGGCGTGCCTGGCGTCGTCGTTCTCCCCGGAGTTCCCCGTGCCGTCAGCGCTGATCCTCACCGGCGGCCTGGCCCCGGATGCCAACATCTACCCGCTGCTGGCATCCGCCCCGTTCCCGGTCTTCGACACGACCGACGACACCTACACCACGGCCCGCCGGGTTGCCGAGGTCCGCAGCGAGATTTGGAGCGGGCACCGCCGCAAGGTGGCCTCCGCGCTTGGCCTGTGGTCGCGGCGGGTGGACGAGGCTGAGATCCTGGAACGCCTGCACCTGCCCCGGGCCGAGCGCATGACCCCGCTGCGGTTCCTGCACGACCTCATCGAGCGGGCCCGGTCCCAGCGCCGCCACATCGTGCTTCCGGAGGGCACGGACGTCCGGATCCTTCGCGCCGCCGAGATCCTGTACCGCCGCGACGTCTGCGACCTCACGCTGCTGGGCCGCGAAACCGACGTCAGGGAGCTCGCCGCCAGCCGGGGCATCGACCTGTCCGGCATCAACATCGTGGATCCTGCCACCTCGGAGCTGCGCCAAGGTTTCGCGGAGAAGTACGCGGAGCTGCGGGCGCACAAGGGAGTGGACCTGGCCCGGGCACTGGAAGTCATGCTGGACGGCAGCTACTTCGGCACCATGATGGTCCAGCTTGGTGTGGTGGACGGCATGGTGTCCGGCGCCGCGCACACCACGGCCCACACCATCCGCCCGGCGCTGGAGTTCGTGAAGACCCGCGAGGGCGTGAAGATCGTATCGTCGGTGTTCTTCATGCTCATGCCGGACCGTGTGCTGGTCTACGGCGACTGCGCCGTGAACCCCGACCCCAACGAGGAACAGCTGGCGGACATCGCGCTCGCCTCGGCGGAAACCGCGGCCCAGTTCGGCGTGGAGTCCCGGGTGGCCATGCTGTCCTACTCCAGCGGCGGTTCCGGCTCGGGCGAGGCCGTGGAGAAGGTGCGGCTGGCCACCGAGCTGGTGAAGAACCGCCGGCCGGGGCTGCCCGTGGAGGGCCCCATCCAGTACGACGCCGCCGTGGACGCCTCCATCGCCGCGTCCAAGATGCCCGGCTCGTCCGTGGCCGGCCAGGCCACCGTGTTCATCTTCCCGGACCTGAACACCGGCAACAACACGTACAAGGCGGTGCAGCAGACCTCCGGGGCGGTGGCCGTCGGGCCCGTCCTGCAGGGGCTCCGCAAGCCGGTCAACGACCTGTCCCGCGGCTGCACGGTGGAGGACATCGTGAACACGGTGGCCATCACCGCCGTGCAGGCCCAGTCCGTGCAGCCGCCCTCCCCGGAACAGCAGACCGCCCCGCAGCAGGCCGCCGCGCCGGAACCCGCAGCAGCAACCGTCCCGTCCGCAGAAGCCAAGGCTTAGGAGGCCCCATGCTCGTGCTTGTCATCAACTCCGGCTCGTCTTCGCTCAAGTACCAGGTGCGTGACGTCGCGGCCGGCAGCATCCTCACCGACGGGCTGATCGAGAGGATCGGCGTGTCCAACGGCGGCCAGGGCGACGGCGAGGTGGTGGGCCCGGCGGACCATGCCGAAGCCCTCGAGCAGGTGGATGCCGCGATCCACGAGGTGCTGGGTGACCGGGAGCTGGATGCCGTGGGGCACCGCGTGGTCCACGGCGGCGAGCGGTTCGGCGAGCCCGTGCTGATCAACAACGAGATCACCCGCGCCATCGAGCGGCTCAATCCGCTGGCTCCCCTCCACAACCCCGCCAACGTGCTGGGCATCCGGGCCATCGCCAAGAAATGGCCGGATATGCCGCAGGTCGCCGTGTTCGACACCGCCTTCCACCGCACGCTGCCCGAGCACGCTTGGCGCTATGCCGTGCCGGATAAGCTCTACACCAACCACGGGATTCGCCGCTACGGCTTCCACGGCACCTCGCACGAATACGTCACGCACCGGGCCGCGGCGCTGCTGGATCTTCCTGCGGACGAGTTCGACGGCGTGATCGCCCATCTGGGGAACGGCGCCTCGGTCACGGCGATCCGGGGCGGCAAGTCCGTGGACACCTCCATGGGCTTTACGCCGCTGGAGGGCCTGGTCATGGGCACCCGCTCCGGCGATCTTGATCCGTCCATCCTCGTGTTCCTGGCCCGCGTCGGGTGGAACGCGGAGGACCTGGACACCATGCTGAACCGCGAATCCGGGCTCAAGGGCCTGGCCGGCAACAACGACATGCGCTCGGTGGTGGAGGCTTCCGAAGCCGGCGACGCCCGGGCGGCCACCGCGCTCGCCGTCGCGTCCTACCGGCTGGCCAAGTACATCGGCGGCTACCATGTGGCGGTGGGCGGAGCGAAGGCCCTGGTGTTCACGGCGGGGATCGGCGAGAACTCCCACCAGTTCCGTGCGCTGGTGGGGGAGCGGCTGCGTGCCCTGGGCATCGAGCTCGACGCCGGCCTGAATGCTGAGCGGTCCAAGGAACCCCGGGTGATTTCCTCCGCGTCGTCCGCCATCCCGGTGCTCGTGGTCCCCACGGACGAGGAACGTGCCATCGCAGAGGCGACGGCCGCCGTCGTCGGAGGTTAGCCTGTCCCAAACGCGTTCGGAACGGCACCGAATCGCCAAAAACGGCCGCCTGAAGGGCACGCCGGGCGGCCGTTTTTGGTGATCGGCGGACGGCCGGCGGCGTACCCTCGAACCATGCCCGACATCGCCCTGCCCATCCACACCGAGCGCCTGCGGCTGCGCCGGTTCGAGGCCTCGGACCTGGACGCGTTCCATGCCTACCAGTCGCTTCCGGAAACGGCGCGCTTCCTGCTGAGGGAGGCCAAGACCTACACGCAGTCCATGGAAACCGTGGGCAGGTACGCCAATTTCGCCTTCGAGAAGGAGGGCGACTGGATCTGCCTGGCCGTTGAAGCCACGGACAATCCCGGGCTGCTCGGCGAGGTGGTGCTCAAGTGGCTGCCGGGCGACGGGCAGGCCGAGATCGGCTGGATCATGGCGCCCGAGGCGCGCGGCAAGGGGTACGCCACCGAGGCTGCGCGGGCGTTGCTGGACCTCGGCTTCGGTCAACTGGGCTTCCACCGGATCGATGCCAAGCTGGATTCGCTCAACACCGGATCGGCCAGGATCTGCGAGCGGGTGGGCATGCGGCTGGAGGCCACGCTCGTGGAGAACTGGCGCTACAAGGGGGCGTGGTCCACGGAGCTGATCTACGCTTTGCTCGCCGAGGAGTGGCGGGCTGGCTTGGTTACCTGACGGGGCCGGCGCGGATCAGCCGGGCCAGACGTCCTGCCGGATCAGGCGCGCCGTGAATTCGGCTTCGGGCAGGGGCCGGCTGAAGTAATAGCCCTGCCCGCTGACACAGCCTGTGCTTCGGAGGTGTTCGGCCTGTTCCGCGGTCTCCACGCCTTCCCACACGGCCTCAAGCGAGCAGGCCCGGATGAGCTGGTGGATGGCCGCAATCAGGGCCGGCTGGGCGGGGTCGCTGCCCAGTGCAGTGAGCAGGGTGCGGTCCACCTTGACCCGGTCCACCGGGAGTCGCCTCAGGTAGCTGATGGAGGAATACCCGGTGCCGAAGTCGTCAATCTCCAGGCCCACCCCGAGCTTCCGCAGGCTCGCCAGTGTGTACCGGTCAAGCTCGTTGCCTTGGATGATGGCGCTCTCGGTCAGCTCCAGGACCAGCAGCGCGGGTTCCAGGTCCGCGGAGCTGAGGGCGTCGCGGACGTCCTCGATGAACTCGAGGCGCTGCAGGTCCGCGGCGGAGATATTGATCCGCATGGTGAAGTTGTGCTTCTTGGTCTCCGGGTCCGTCCGCCAACGCCGGAGCTGCTCCACGGAGGCCTTGAGGACCCACTTGCCCAGCTCGGAAATGAGGCCGGTTTCCTCGGCGATGGGGATGAATTCGTCCGGCATGATCAGCCCGCGGGTGGGATGCTGCCAGCGCACCAGGGCCTCGACGCCCTCGATCCTGCCGGTGGCCAGCTCAATGATCGGCTGGTAGAACAGCACCAGCTGTGATCCGGAAATGGCCTCGCGGAGTTCTCCCACCAGCTGGTTGCGGAGCTGCCGGGCGTGCAGCATGGCCGGTTCGAACACCCGCAGCTTGTTGCGGCCGTCAGCCTTGGAGGCGTACATGGCGATGTCGGCCTCCATGAGCAGTTCCTCGGAGGTCTCGCCGGGGTCCGCAATGCGCAGCCCCAGGCTGGC is part of the Arthrobacter sp. KBS0703 genome and encodes:
- the paaZ gene encoding phenylacetic acid degradation bifunctional protein PaaZ, whose protein sequence is MTTTATAPKPSLDTVETVPSFVQDSWWTPDAGSAASAVPVRDASTGEILAKVSSEGLDLAAVVEYGRTTGQTELGKLTFHQRALKLKELAQYLNARREHFYAFSAQTGATKIDSMIDIDGGIGVLFTFGSKGRRELPNSQVVVDGPMEVLSKDGSFAGEHIYTRIPGVAVQINAFNFPVWGMLEKLAPAFIAGVPTIVKPATPTGYVAAAVVKAIIESNILPKGSLQLISGSVRGLLDVLDYRDLVAFTGSASTAQSLKSHRNVVQGGVRFTSETDSLNAAILGPDAVEGTPEFDAFIKSVVTEMTVKAGQKCTSIRRAIVPQDLVPAVISAIGARVEQRVVLGDPRAEGVTMGALASVEQLADVRAAVQSMLDAGGELAYGTLDSPSVTSADGATGVVDGGAFMSPVVLSWADAETEQVHSLEAFGPVSSVIGYKDIPDAVRLAARGGGSLVASVCTNDPGVAQELVTGIAAHHGRVLMLNREDARSSTGHGSPEPHLVHGGPGRAGGGEELGGIRSVMHHMQRTAIQGSPNMLTAVTGVWHTGADRNFTVETEGTHPFRKSLETLRIGDAVRSELRQVSLEDITAFANSTGDTFYAHTNQEAAEANPFFPGIVAHGYLLLSWAAGLFVEPAPGPVLANYGLENLRFITPVAAGDSIRVTLTAKKITPRETDEYGEVAWDAVLTNQNDEIVATYDVLTLVEK
- a CDS encoding VOC family protein; this translates as MTLVLNTATTVLPVDDKERARRFYAETLGLPHRGVADDGSELFGSEGGPMLQLMPVRDGRHSEHTTLSFEVSDIERTVQDMESRGVRFQDYDRPDLKTENHICTTDAEKCAWFMDTENNILCVHERLGTQAEYQL
- a CDS encoding DUF427 domain-containing protein translates to MATKVSELLLGAFPDLRYEPTAKRVRAGLDGSPVVDTQRALLVWEPKRVTPVYAVPEEDLLARLEPTAHNGNGDGRGTDELPIRLTADGPPAIDPRTGFRRHTTPGEELDVLAAAFAAPHAAFRPDDPDLDGYVILDFGAFHWLEDHEEIIGHPRDPFHRVDIRSTLRRVAVMLDGVMLADTVGAQLLYETLLPVRYYIPPADVRLDLLEATKHRTVCPYKGEARYWSFPESARGKNIAWAYDSRYVDAQQIHGLVCFFNERADILVDGEPQGHPVTPWS
- a CDS encoding TetR/AcrR family transcriptional regulator encodes the protein MPSTAANTAAPTKRGRPGYDQQSVLLIAVDVFNRHGYDATSMGILAENLGISKSAIYHHVPSKGDLLKLALDHALGGLEAILEQPGATSGAADARLEFVLRQTIAVLVERLPFVTLLLRLRGNTDIERTAMERRRAFDHKVAGLISAARDEGSLRQDIDPRTVTRLLFGTINSIVEWYKPGGSLSPEKLADDVITIAFDGLHAKA
- the paaK gene encoding phenylacetate--CoA ligase PaaK, coding for MTLHATEPNAASATAAHATDAVLDPEETMSRDEIEALQLSRLQHTVAYAYDRVPLYKRKFDDAGIHPTDLRELSDLGNFPFTTKDDLRQEYPFGMFAVPQSEIARVHASSGTTGRPTVVGYTTKDLADWAKLVARCLRASGVRPGMKVHNAYGYGLFTGGLGAHAGAEALGCTVIPMSGGQTERQIQLIQDFEPDVILATPTYLLTIADAMAHMGIDPTSTSLKYAVLGAEPWTQEMRHELEVTMNIKACDIYGLSEVMGPGVAGECVETQDGSHIWEDHFRPEIIDPFNPAPGKENVLGDGEHGELVFTSLTKEALPIIRYRTKDLTRLLPGTARPAHRRMGRITGRSDDMIILRGVNLFPSQIEEIALRIPELSPHFQLELTRPEGQRMDQLTVKIERRDNVTAEASSTAARALREQIKIHVGSSCTVDVVDPGSLERSNGKLRRIYDLRPKA
- a CDS encoding hotdog fold thioesterase, whose protein sequence is MAETTIPGMTHPTLENDYASEWMGIEVLALGDGHATIRMTLRQEMLNGFGMAHGGMIFAFADSAFALACNPATPGPGTTGTGTGSNGSGTGTGTGTGTGTDSITVASGVDINFLKPAFQGQVITAVADRRSSAGRSGLYDIQIFAADPGTQLPGELIAEFRGRSRTIPKK
- a CDS encoding CPBP family intramembrane glutamic endopeptidase, yielding MCIRDSWRRWRNPRAWTARQKLSLFFGLAFAISWWVWPLTLLNPDSSPMVPFGPALAALVVASLSGGKEGLLRLVRQLARWRVPVRWYVVTLALPCLMVLASAALTVAGGAPAPGLGPNPGWFMLIGTFASTLVIVGLFEELGWRGYALPLLQQNHTALAASLLLGVVWALWHLPELVSDPTGQRPPVPFLLMVIAQSVLLAWIYNSTSSTRSALDPVTGEHPWPGAGSVPLCMLFHASFNTSGALLFPALAGPHYLTLWWTLALLHVLAALVAIAYAGPFRLARTLDTKAPDGIT
- the pta gene encoding phosphate acetyltransferase; this translates as MAKGIYVSATTPGSGKSLIALGLADTLHRHADRIGFFKPVVHGDDAGADPMVALMKSRFDLEDQRCRGGLTFTEVRGLLAEGKREDIDARCVEIFAEMGRHCDVIIVEGTDLTGQEAAVEFDLNARLANNLAAPVVAVVGAKGRSVAETAAAVDVARKELAAEKCTLLAIMVNRADPQDADAIAAAVKPGASGRPVYIFPELDDIARPTTGEVAAALGIRQIAGRADMERDVRDVKVAAMNVGNFLNVLDDGALVIVPGDRADVMVACLASSFSPEFPVPSALILTGGLAPDANIYPLLASAPFPVFDTTDDTYTTARRVAEVRSEIWSGHRRKVASALGLWSRRVDEAEILERLHLPRAERMTPLRFLHDLIERARSQRRHIVLPEGTDVRILRAAEILYRRDVCDLTLLGRETDVRELAASRGIDLSGINIVDPATSELRQGFAEKYAELRAHKGVDLARALEVMLDGSYFGTMMVQLGVVDGMVSGAAHTTAHTIRPALEFVKTREGVKIVSSVFFMLMPDRVLVYGDCAVNPDPNEEQLADIALASAETAAQFGVESRVAMLSYSSGGSGSGEAVEKVRLATELVKNRRPGLPVEGPIQYDAAVDASIAASKMPGSSVAGQATVFIFPDLNTGNNTYKAVQQTSGAVAVGPVLQGLRKPVNDLSRGCTVEDIVNTVAITAVQAQSVQPPSPEQQTAPQQAAAPEPAAATVPSAEAKA